A stretch of Methanosphaerula palustris E1-9c DNA encodes these proteins:
- a CDS encoding 4Fe-4S binding protein, with protein sequence MTTMFPKFSKKREGDNVVMEQKLLQSVNNLILNAETCTGCGICVEACPEEAIVLGLVGAARRGAIDYAAPIDVDEVKCSYCGVCVCMCPFNALTLKVDGEERLPIVEKEGFPQYDRTMKIDPEKCVRCTICDDVCPRDAIDRNVPAYEGTEEDGAKRQSALASTTTFKVDDEKCTLCGICGELCTAIEVKHKAFSAGSGKVEGEVLWDETKCDGCKVCADMCPAEAITVERTVSSNKMKGEVQIVNEDCCTCTWCSTNCPTEAITIEKLIEGEIEFHSEKCPGGCSTCIETCPANAIYLPEAKPASEMVGAVEGTIAVNKDLCIKCGACVNACPGEDIIVLQRTGLKMKGKETDLFKRVRDKLFTRRTSVVKEEKPGEVGLKMLGNA encoded by the coding sequence GTGGTATCTGTGTCGAAGCGTGCCCGGAGGAAGCGATCGTCCTAGGACTCGTCGGTGCAGCACGGAGAGGCGCCATCGACTACGCAGCGCCGATCGATGTCGACGAGGTCAAGTGCTCGTATTGTGGTGTCTGCGTCTGCATGTGCCCGTTCAATGCCCTGACCCTGAAGGTTGACGGTGAGGAACGGCTCCCGATCGTTGAGAAGGAAGGGTTCCCGCAGTATGACCGGACCATGAAGATCGATCCAGAGAAGTGTGTCCGATGCACGATCTGTGACGATGTCTGCCCACGGGATGCAATCGATCGGAATGTCCCGGCATATGAAGGGACAGAAGAGGACGGAGCGAAGAGACAGAGCGCCCTTGCATCCACGACCACCTTCAAGGTCGACGATGAGAAGTGCACGCTCTGTGGTATCTGTGGCGAACTCTGTACGGCCATCGAGGTCAAGCACAAGGCATTCTCTGCTGGATCCGGCAAGGTCGAAGGTGAAGTCCTCTGGGACGAGACCAAGTGCGACGGATGCAAGGTCTGTGCGGACATGTGCCCGGCCGAAGCGATCACTGTTGAGCGGACGGTCTCTTCGAACAAGATGAAGGGAGAAGTTCAGATCGTTAACGAAGACTGTTGCACCTGCACTTGGTGCTCGACCAACTGCCCGACCGAAGCGATCACCATCGAGAAACTGATCGAGGGTGAGATCGAGTTCCACTCTGAAAAGTGCCCTGGCGGCTGTTCGACCTGTATCGAGACCTGTCCGGCAAATGCGATCTATCTGCCTGAGGCCAAGCCTGCAAGTGAGATGGTCGGAGCCGTCGAGGGGACGATTGCAGTCAACAAGGACCTCTGCATCAAGTGTGGGGCCTGTGTGAACGCGTGCCCTGGTGAGGACATCATCGTGCTGCAGAGGACTGGACTGAAGATGAAGGGCAAGGAGACCGACCTCTTCAAGCGTGTCCGTGACAAACTCTTCACCAGGCGGACGTCCGTAGTGAAAGAGGAGAAGCCGGGCGAAGTTGGGCTGAAGATGCTCGGGAATGCATGA
- the hdrC gene encoding CoB--CoM heterodisulfide reductase subunit C: protein MAQSKGYPDAKLNEKLRDRYMRGSDTNPQFTQDIRDISKTTAHMCFQCGTCTGSCPSAPRSTYRIREFMRKGVLGLDDEALTDPDLWLCTTCYSCTDRCPRDIAPTDVIMAMRNLAFKRDIIPINFLKTVLAIYKTGHGVPNNDVNRAAREKLGLTRDPPTTHMYPEYIKGIQKILDHYELKENADRIIAENEG from the coding sequence ATGGCACAATCAAAAGGTTACCCGGACGCAAAATTAAACGAGAAACTGAGAGACCGCTATATGCGTGGATCTGACACAAACCCTCAGTTTACCCAGGATATCAGGGATATTTCTAAGACCACGGCACACATGTGCTTCCAGTGTGGAACCTGCACCGGCAGCTGCCCGTCTGCGCCACGGAGCACCTACCGGATCCGTGAATTTATGCGGAAGGGAGTGCTCGGTCTCGACGATGAAGCGCTGACCGATCCGGATCTCTGGCTCTGCACAACCTGTTACTCCTGCACAGACCGATGCCCGCGAGATATTGCCCCGACCGATGTGATCATGGCGATGAGGAACCTCGCATTCAAGCGGGATATCATTCCAATCAACTTCTTGAAGACCGTTCTGGCTATCTACAAGACCGGTCATGGCGTTCCCAACAACGATGTGAACAGGGCTGCCCGCGAAAAACTCGGTCTAACTAGGGATCCGCCGACCACGCACATGTACCCTGAATATATCAAGGGTATCCAGAAGATACTGGATCACTACGAACTTAAAGAGAATGCTGACAGGATT